The Vicia villosa cultivar HV-30 ecotype Madison, WI linkage group LG1, Vvil1.0, whole genome shotgun sequence genome includes a region encoding these proteins:
- the LOC131645129 gene encoding glycine-rich RNA-binding protein RZ1A-like, translating to MSDSDEFRCFIGGLAWSTSDRKLKEAFEKYGKLLEAKVVVDKFSGRSRGFGFVTFDDKEAMEEAIEAMNGIDLDGRTITVDKAQPQGNRDDDDRRGGRDSRDRNRGRDYGGGRGSNGGECFKCGKPGHFARECPSEGGERGGRYGGRESRYSGGYGPERNGGGRDRDGGGRDRDGGGRDRDGGRDRDGGGRDRDGGGRDRDGGGRDRDRAGPYERRGSSGGYR from the exons ATGTCTGATTCGGATGAGTTTCGTTGCTTCATTGGTGGCCTTGCATGGTCAACCTCGGATAGAAAGTTAAAGGAAGCATTTGAAAAGTATGGCAAGCTTCTTGAGGCTAAG GTTGTGGTTGACAAGTTCTCTGGGCGCTCTCGTGGTTTTGGGTTTGTCACCTTTGATGACAAGGAAGCCATGGAAGAGGCTATTGAGGCCATGAATGGAATTGACTTGGATGGTCGAACTATTACTGTAGATAAAGCCCAACCTCAAGGAAATAGAGACGATGATGATCGTCGAGGTGGTCGTGACTCACGTGATCGCAATCGTGGCCGAGATTATGGAGGTGGTCGAGGGTCTAATGGTGGtgaatgcttcaagtgtggtaaacCTGGTCATTTTGCAAGAGAATGTCCTAGTGAAGGAGGAGAAAGAGGGGGAAGATATGGTGGCCGAGAAAGTAGATATAGTGGTGGCTATGGTCCTGAAAGGAATGGCGGTGGTCGCGACCGTGATGGTGGCGGTCGTGACAGGGATGGCGGTGGACGTGACAGGGATGGTGGTCGTGACAGGGATGGTGGTGGACGTGATAGAGATGGTGGTGGACGTGACAGGGATGGTGGCGGTCGTGACAGGGATCGTGCTGGACCGTATGAGCGTCGTGGATCGTCAGGAGGTTATCGTTGA
- the LOC131645130 gene encoding serine decarboxylase, with the protein MVGSVDVLVDDLSINRAVDVLPDEFDVSAIIKDPVPPVVAETNGKVEAQFNAGNEKREIVLGRNIHTSCLEVTEPEDDDDITGDRDAHMASVLARYRKSLTERTKYHLGYPYNLDFDYGALSQLQHFSINNLGDPFIESNYGVHSRQFEVGVLDWFARLWELEKNEYWGYITNCGTEGNLHGILVGREVLPDGILYASRESHYSIFKAARMYRMECEKIETLNSGEIDCDDFKAKLLCHQDKPAIINVNIGTTVKGAVDDLDLVIQKLEEAGFSHDRFYIHVDGALFGLMMPFVKRAPKVTFKKPIGSVSVSGHKFVGCPMPCGVQITRLEHINALSRNVEYLASRDATIMGSRNGHAPIFLWYTLNRKGYKGFQKEVQKCLRNAFYFKDRLIDAGIGAMLNELSSTVVFERPHDEEFIRKWQLACKGNIAHVVVMPNVTIQKLDEFLNELVQKRVTWFEEGKYQPYCIASDVGENSCLCALHK; encoded by the exons ATGGTTGGAAGTGTTGATGTTTTGGTTGATGATTTGAGCATTAACAGAGCAGTTGATGTATTGCCTGATGAATTTGATGTATCTGCCATTATCAAAGATCCTGTGCCTCCTGTAGTTGCAGAGACTAATGGCAAGGTGGAGGCTCAGTTTAATGCAGGAAATGAGAAAAGAGAAATAGTTTTGGGAAGAAATATTCATACCTCATGTCTTGAAGTCACGGAGCCAGAAGATGATGATGACATTACTGGGGATCGTGATGCTCATATGGCAAGTGTGTTGGCCAGATACAGAAAATCTTTAACTGAAAGGACAAAGTATCATTTAG GCTACCCCTATAATTTGGATTTCGATTACGGTGCACTCTCTCAACTTCAGCATTTTTCCATAAACAACCTTGGAGATCCATTTATCGAAAGCAATTATGGTGTCCACTCCCGGCAGTTTGAAGTTGGTGttttggattggtttgccagatTATGGGAACTGGAGAAAAATGAGTATTGGGGCTATATAACAAACTGCGGCACAGAAGGCAATCTTCATGGCATCCTAGTTGG GAGAGAGGTGTTACCAGATGGGATTTTGTATGCCTCGCGGGAGTCACATTATTCAATTTTTAAAGCTGCTCGTATGTACCGAATGGAATGTGAGAAGATTGAGACTCTTAATTCAGGCgagattgattgtgatgatttcAAGGCCAAACTTCTTTGTCACCAGGACAAGCCAGCAATTATAAATGTGAACATag GTACAACTGTGAAAGGAGCTGTGGATGATCTTGATCTGGTTATACAGAAACTTGAAGAAGCTGGATTTTCACATGACAGATTCTACATCCACGTTGATGGGGCATTGTTTGGTCTCATGATGCCTTTTGTGAAACGA GCTCCAAAAGTAACTTTTAAGAAGCCTATTGGAAGTGTGAGTGTTTCTGGCCACAAATTTGTGGGGTGCCCCATGCCTTGTGGGGTGCAGATAACAAGATTGGAGCATATCAATGCTCTTTCCAGGAATGTGGAATACCTTGCATCTAGGGATGCCACAATCATGGGTAGTCGAAATGGCCACGCTCCCATATTCCTTTGGTACACCTTGAACCGGAAAGGATACAAAGGCTTCCAGAAAGAAGTGCAGAAATGCTTGCGAAATGCATTCTACTTCAAAGACCGCCTTATTGATGCTGGGATCGGTGCAATGCTTAATGAGCTTAGCAGCACGGTTGTATTTGAGCGGCCACACGATGAGGAATTTATCCGCAAATGGCAGTTAGCATGCAAGGGGAACATCGCTCATGTGGTGGTGATGCCAAACGTCACTATTCAGAAACTTGATGAGTTTCTAAACGAGCTCGTGCAGAAGCGTGTTACTTGGTTTGAAGAGGGGAAGTATCAGCCTTATTGTATCGCATCAGATGTAGGTGAAAACAGTTGCTTATGTGCTCTACATAAGTGA